Sequence from the Blastocatellia bacterium genome:
GTTCCGTCGCCTATCTGGCCCTGCTGGCTTTCCCCCTCAAGACCGAAATCATCCATCCCTCAATCACCAAACCTTATCTGGAGCGAGGAGTAGCTCTGCTCAGCCAGCTCATCACGGATGAACTGCGTCAGACGCTTCACCCCAAAGAGTCCGTGCCGGGTAAGGAACCGACTCATCCCTCCACCCAGAGAAAGGATGCGCGGGCATGAGAGAATCACTCGAACGTCTTGTTGACGAAATGGTCGAGCGGGGAATTCGTTTCGAGGATGCCGTCCGCGAGTTCGAGATGATGTTCATTGTTAAAGTGATGGAGCGCCATCGGGGCAACATCTCTCGCACGGCCCGCGAATTGGGCATCCACCGCAATACTTTGCGCTCGCGCCTGAAAGCCTATCGCGCCCGCTTCCGCACTTCTCCGGGGATGAGTACCGCCGACGACAGACTCTCATAACCGAAGAACTCATCTCTTAGCGCTCGCTACGCTCGTATCCCTCGCCAGCGCCTCTGACGGTTTCCTTACCAGCCTTGTGGAACGGACGCCGTCTACTTTCACCTTTTGCCCGCTTCATTAGAGCTTGTAGCCAAATTTCCGTAAAAGAGCTTTCCGCGAATCCCGGTCTGCTTCCGTTTCGACCCCCTTCGAGGCAAATCCATCAATGACGCCGAGAATGCCCCGACCCTGATCCGTTTCCGCAACGATCACCTGGACGGGATTTGCCGTGGCACAGTGAATCGTACAGACCTCCTGGCAGGCTTTGATCGCATTGAGGAAGTTGATGGGATAGGCTTCGCGCAGCAGGACGACAAACGTGTGACCGGCGCTGAGTGCAAGCGCATTCTTGACGGCTACCGCCCGCAATTCCTCATCGTTGCCCTCGGTTCGTATGAGGCAGGGTCCCGATGCCTCGCAAAACGCGATCCCGAACTTAACCTGCGGTGACGTCGTCACCATGATCTCGTAAAGGTCCTCCACCGTCTTGATGAAATGAGCGTGTCCTACAATGATGTTGCAGCCCGATGGAATTTCTAACGTCACGCTTATCAGTTCCATTTTGCCTCCTCTCATTTAAGGCTTCAGGCATGGATGCAGACGCGCACCTTGACCGATGATTTTGGTGCACATCTGCCGTCAATCGAAATGCTCCTGTTGCCATGTATGGCTGCGGATAGTTCATGAGCATTCCCACAAAATCTAACGCAGACTTTCCCTTCTGCGTCAAGCGACGCTTCCACCTCCAGCCTATCGGAGAGTGTCCGATAGGTGATCGCAGAATAAGCTGTCCGGGCCAGCCACGTGAAGCAGTCCGCGCTGAATCCCCGCTCGGTGGGGTTTATAAAACCGGGAAAATGCTCTAGACTATCGGTCGTTTTATGGTGACTTGGATAATGTCAGGCAGGGAGTCCGCCATTAAAAACTGACATGTGAGAATGCGGAGCGGCTTTTGAAGTGCACGATTACATAGATCTAGTCAGGCTTCTTGCGGACTACCCGAAGTGCAGGGCAGAACTGCGACGCTGGCTTATGAGGGATGGATTGGTTGATCTGGTGGAAGGTGCCAGAGAAACGGCTGAGATACATCGCGGGAGGGAAAAACGAATGGGTCGTGTTGAGGAGCAGCCTGTCGTTCTGACGGTGGCTCACGATCGCACCGAAGAAAGACTAAGTTGGGCGCAGGAGCAGATAGCACTCGTTGCTGGGGCTGAACGCCACGCCCCGACAAACAGCCGACCTGGCCTAGGTTAACAAGCGGCTCACCGATGTGGTCGCCGGCATCAAGGATCGGATGCCGGAACCAATCGTCGGGGAAGATGACTGAAGAGGAATTCGCACCCACAACGGAGCGATGGTGGAGGAAAGCCCGATCGCTCTCAGGGAGTAGGCGGTGGGGGCCAGGACCACGTGGCAAGTCCGTGGGGTTATAACGGGATGGAACTATGATGGACGAACGAGAGTTTTATTGCGAACGCGAGGAGGTTAAGATTGCTGCCTATGAATGCCCGCACTGTCGTGTAAAAGCTGACTACCGGATTCGCTGGATCCGACGGACGAAAAAGAAGTCGCTTCCCTCCTGGGCAGGCGAGGAGGATCGGCAGAAATTTCAAAAAGCTCGCGATCATATGGTTCGGGTGGATGACGTCCTCACCTGTCGGAACGAACGATGCCGTCGGCGTTTTGACATTCCCAGCCTTCAAACTGTTGTTTTCCTTTAACAAAGGAAGAGGAACGTGTCCCTGTGTTTGCTCGCAGCCGAACGTCAAAAGCTTCACCAACGCTCCCGGATGAAGCGAAGCTGTGCAAGTCCCAAAAAATCTAGGTCCGCTGCCTGTGATGCCTATGAATCCCCGAACTCGATTTGATGATCTCCACCAATTCATCAACCATCTGGAGAAGAAGGGAGAGTTGCGGCGGATTCGGGTTGAAGTTGATCCCGTACTGGAAGTGTCCGAGATCGTTCAGCGGGTGGTGAAACAAGAGGGTCCTGCTCTTTTGTTCGAGCGCCCGCGAGGGGCTGACTTTCCCCTTCTCATTAACCTTTTCGGCTCGCATCGCCGGATCGAGGAAGCGCTGGGGAATCACCCTGAAGCGATTGGGGAAGCGATTGTTAAGACGATAGACCGCCTGAATCCACCATCGCTTTCGACTCTCTGGCATTCACGTGAGTTTTTAATTCGGGCTCTTGCCATGCGTCCGCGAATTGTTCGCCAAGCTCCTGTACAGGAGGTGAGCGAAGAGCCCGATTTAACCAGATTGCCCGTCTTGCAGTGCTGGCCGGGCGATGGCGGTCGGTTCATTACTTTCGGCATGGTGCTTACGGAGCATCCGCACACGCGCCGCCGCAACCTGGGGCTCTATCGGCTGCACATCTATGATGAGCGAACAACGGGTATGCACTGGCAATCCATGAAGGGCGGGCGAGGTCATTACTTCGCCGCCGAACAACAGGGAGTGCCGCTTGATGTGGCCGTGGTATTAGGCGGCGATCCTGTGCTCATGCTCGCCTCGGTGCTCCCTCTGCCTGAAGATGTGGATGAAATTACCTTCGCGGGTTTGCTCTCCGGTCGGCGGCCCTCGTTGGTGAAGGCTCAGACGAGCCCGCTTCTTGTACCGGCAAACGCGGAGTTCATTCTTGAAGGGCACGTCCCCCCCTTCGAGCGACGGCGGGAAGGGCCCTTTGGCGATCATTTCGGACATTACTCCGAGGCGGCGGATTTCCCCGTCTTTCACCTCCGCCGAGTGACCCGGCGGCGCAAGGCCATATACCCGGCATCGGTTGTGGGGAAGCCCCCGCAGGAGGATAAATACATCGGAGAGGCAGCCGGGTTGCTCGTTGGACCACTCATCAAGCTCATTCAGCCCAATGTGCGCGATCTCTGGGCGTTTTATGAAGCGGGCTTTCACAATCTGCTCGGCGTCGCCGTGGCCGAACGTCATCCGAAGGAAGTTTTGAAAACAGCCTTTGGCCTTCTCGGCGTGGGTCAGCTCTCTCTGACGAAGGTGATGGTGCTGGTAAGGGAGGAGGTCAATTGTCGCCGGTTTGATCATCTCCTGCGGGAACTCTGGTGGCGGTTCGATCCGGCGGAGCGGATGCTCCTGATCCCAACCGCGCCCCTTGATACTCTCGACTTCACCTCGTTCACCATGCACACGGGGAGCAAACTCATTCTCGATGCGACGGGCGAGCGGATTATGAGCGCCGAGCCCCCGCGCGAGATCGTTGACCCTCGCCGATTTGACTCTCGCATTGTGGACTACCGGCTGCTTGAAGGGGGATTTCTCGTCGTCGTTATTGCCCGGGACGCACGCCAGGTCCTTGCCGATCTGCTGCGCTGGCCCGAGCTTGGTCCGGTGAAATTCATCGTGGCGGTGAGCCCCGATGTAAAAGTGCAAGACGACGAGAACCTCATCTGGGGAATTTTCACCCGATTCGACCCGGCACGCGACATGTTGGCTGAGGAGATGCGGCTTGTGGGGGCGCGACCCCTTTACCGAGGCCGCTTGGCCATTGACGCGACGTGGAAAGAAGGCTATCCCCAGCCGCTGGAAATGGACCCTGAGATTCAGCGGCGGGTTGACCGACGGTGGGGTGAATATTTCGGCCCGGAAGTCAGGGACATGTCCTGACGCGGTGATCTGACAACTACGATACTGCTAGAGAGTGATCGTGACGGAGACCGGGTGGCGAGAGGAACATTCCCCGCCCCCAGTCTCGAGATGCCATTCCTCACTTCCGTTTATCGAGTAATAGCAGGCTTGAGATTGGCTGCCCGATCCTTGGGAACAGCCAGATAGCCGATGATTCGGTCTTTCTGAACGTCATTGACCACCAGCTCGTACGGAGCTGTTCCCTTCTCGGCTCGGAACTGAATGGGCTCGTTGATCGTGCGATCCTTCTTCTCAACCTTGAAATCCCCCACGTAGAGGACAACGTTGAATTTTTTCTTCTTCACATCGGTCTTGCTCACCGCAATCCGAATATCGGCGACCTGCTGAAATCCACTCTTTTTGCTGATGTCGAACTCGAAGTAATCCCGCTCGCCTCGCCGTCGGAGTTCTGCCAGCTCTTCACGGTTCCGGGCGATGAGCGTGCCATATTCGCTCAATTTCAATTGAACTCCACTCAGCTCTTGCTTTGTCTTTTCGACCTCCTCACGAGTGGTTATTACATCGCCTTTCACCGTGGTGATGTCGCCAGCCAGGGCACCGATCTTCTTGTTGTGCTCTTCTTGCAAAGCAGCGACCTGTGCGGCTTCGGCCTTGCGGGCAAGCTCTGCCATAAGTTCTTGAACCTTCTGCTCCTGCTCCCGCTTGATCTGGGCAGCGAGAAGGCGCGCCCGATCCAGCTCGCGTTCAGTGATCCCGATATGCTGGCTGGTGACTTCAAGCTGGGCTTTGAGGTTGGCATACCGATTATCGGCATCATCCAGTCGCTTGAAAGCCAGTTCAATATCTTTGTTGCGCCGATCCAACTCAGCCCGCAGGTCCCGCACCGCTGCCTTCAAATCATAGACCACATAGAGCAACAGAGCGAGCACAACCAGAACAGCAACGCCCGCGATCACAAGCGCTGACGGGAACCGAGAGATCGAGCGAGCCGGGGAGGTCGTGACGGGCCGGTCACTCGTCTCACCCTCTGATGGCATTGGCTTGCCGAGAAGAAGTTCGTCCAATGTTTTTCGCGCCATAATTAATCATCCTCCTCATCAAAGTCCGACCACGAAGATCATCACATCCTCCGTCACGCTTGGGCTAGCGCATGTGTCTCACCATTGATCACGGTCATTACGGTTGCATGACTCACTTCACCAGCGCAAGCCGAGCACGACGCAAGTTTACCCCAGAAATCAGCAGACGAAAAGGGGTCGGGAAAAATCTTATCGCCGTAGCGTCTCCCGAGCTTTCGCATAACCATAAGCTTTGATGGGCACTTCAGGCCCCCCGTTGCCATACCTATTTTTACGAAAAGACCAGGCCAAGACGTTGCCCCATGAAAGAATCCCGCGCAGGACATCCTTTCGTTGTAGCGACTTTCAGTCGTCCCGCACCCCGTGAGCGCCCGCATCCTTGTGGGCAGAGGCACGGTAGAAACATGCGCTCCCGGTGTAAATCACTTGTACCTCTAGAGGTCAAACAGGCCCTCTCCGGCGACCGAGAGGCGTCGCCCCCGAAGGTCAAAGCCCAGATGCTTATAGGCTGCCTCCGTGGCAACGCGACCGCGGGGTGTGCGGCTGAGGAACCCGATCTGGATGAGATAAGGTTCGTAGATCTCCTCAATGGCGTCTTTCTCCTCGCTGATGGCAGCGGAAATCGTTCCCAACCCGACCGGTCCTCCACCGAATTTCTCGATGATGGTCAGCAGAATCTTACGGTCAATTTCATCCAGGCCATACCTGTCTACCTCCATCCGGTTGAGGGCGTAATCGGCGATGGCGCGGGTGATGCGACCTTCGCCGTGAACTTCGGCGAAATCGCGGACGCGGCGCAGGAGTCGGTTGGCGATCCGAGGCGTGCCACGGGCCCGCCGAGCAATCTCGCGGGCTCCGTCGGCTTCGATCTCGATCTGAAGGATACGAGCGGATCGCTCTACGATGATCTGCAATTCTTCCGGGAGATAAAAATCCAGGTGAAGATCAATGCCGAACCGTCCTCGCAGAGGAGCACTCAATAGGCCCTTTCGGGTCGTCGCTCCGATCAGGGTGAAGGGTGGGAGATCTATTTTGATGGACCGGGCTGCTGGCCCCTGACCGATGATGATATCCAGTTGATAGGCCTCCATCGCCGGATAGAGGATTTCCTCGACGGCGGGATTAAGACGATGAATCTCATCAATGAACAAGACATCCCGCTCCTGCAGATTGGTCAAAAGCGCCGCGAGGTCACCCGACCGTTCAATGACAGGGCCCGATGTGGACTTTATGTCCACACCCAGCTCATTGGCGATAATGTAAGCCAATGTGGTCTTCCCGGTCCCAGGCGGACCGTGCAGGATAACGTGATCCAGAGCCTGGCCCCGGGCCCGGGCTGCCTGAATATAGACGGAGAGATTCTCCGTGATCTTTTTCTGCCCGACGTAGTCCTTGAGCCAACGCGGCCGCAGCGTAACGTCGTACTGACGATCTTCATCCGTCGGGATGCCGCTCGTTAACAACCGCCGATCCTTCATAAGCGTGGCAATTGTAGCACATTCGGTCGCCGATCCTCACCAAGGGTGCCGGAAAAGAAGGGCCGGGCCGAACGGCGAGGTCCGCTCTCTATGGTTCATCCTCATCAAGGAACTTTGTCGGTACGCGAGCGGCGCAGCTGATAAGGTCATTCGCCGCTTTGGTGAAACGCATTAACGTCATGAGATCACCACGGATCTTGATTTTGCCCATCATTAAAGCCTGCACGCCATCGAGGCCGCCAGTTAACAACTCCTTCCACCGATCATAATCGGCCGAAATGAGAAAGGACGCTTTCTCGGCCTCCTCCGCCGTGACAGGTCGCGC
This genomic interval carries:
- a CDS encoding helix-turn-helix domain-containing protein, which gives rise to MRESLERLVDEMVERGIRFEDAVREFEMMFIVKVMERHRGNISRTARELGIHRNTLRSRLKAYRARFRTSPGMSTADDRLS
- the ruvB gene encoding Holliday junction branch migration DNA helicase RuvB, with translation MKDRRLLTSGIPTDEDRQYDVTLRPRWLKDYVGQKKITENLSVYIQAARARGQALDHVILHGPPGTGKTTLAYIIANELGVDIKSTSGPVIERSGDLAALLTNLQERDVLFIDEIHRLNPAVEEILYPAMEAYQLDIIIGQGPAARSIKIDLPPFTLIGATTRKGLLSAPLRGRFGIDLHLDFYLPEELQIIVERSARILQIEIEADGAREIARRARGTPRIANRLLRRVRDFAEVHGEGRITRAIADYALNRMEVDRYGLDEIDRKILLTIIEKFGGGPVGLGTISAAISEEKDAIEEIYEPYLIQIGFLSRTPRGRVATEAAYKHLGFDLRGRRLSVAGEGLFDL
- a CDS encoding UbiD family decarboxylase, which encodes MNPRTRFDDLHQFINHLEKKGELRRIRVEVDPVLEVSEIVQRVVKQEGPALLFERPRGADFPLLINLFGSHRRIEEALGNHPEAIGEAIVKTIDRLNPPSLSTLWHSREFLIRALAMRPRIVRQAPVQEVSEEPDLTRLPVLQCWPGDGGRFITFGMVLTEHPHTRRRNLGLYRLHIYDERTTGMHWQSMKGGRGHYFAAEQQGVPLDVAVVLGGDPVLMLASVLPLPEDVDEITFAGLLSGRRPSLVKAQTSPLLVPANAEFILEGHVPPFERRREGPFGDHFGHYSEAADFPVFHLRRVTRRRKAIYPASVVGKPPQEDKYIGEAAGLLVGPLIKLIQPNVRDLWAFYEAGFHNLLGVAVAERHPKEVLKTAFGLLGVGQLSLTKVMVLVREEVNCRRFDHLLRELWWRFDPAERMLLIPTAPLDTLDFTSFTMHTGSKLILDATGERIMSAEPPREIVDPRRFDSRIVDYRLLEGGFLVVVIARDARQVLADLLRWPELGPVKFIVAVSPDVKVQDDENLIWGIFTRFDPARDMLAEEMRLVGARPLYRGRLAIDATWKEGYPQPLEMDPEIQRRVDRRWGEYFGPEVRDMS
- a CDS encoding SCP2 sterol-binding domain-containing protein, whose translation is MAYRFPSEEWIEQFKNQINASEEYRQSAAQWEAGPVCFVINADERLGLPRKYYLWLDLHRGECRQARPVTAEEAEKASFLISADYDRWKELLTGGLDGVQALMMGKIKIRGDLMTLMRFTKAANDLISCAARVPTKFLDEDEP
- a CDS encoding adenosine-specific kinase, with translation MELISVTLEIPSGCNIIVGHAHFIKTVEDLYEIMVTTSPQVKFGIAFCEASGPCLIRTEGNDEELRAVAVKNALALSAGHTFVVLLREAYPINFLNAIKACQEVCTIHCATANPVQVIVAETDQGRGILGVIDGFASKGVETEADRDSRKALLRKFGYKL